TGTAGTAGGGCCGGCACTCGGCGGAATGACATTTGCGTATGAAGTCGCCAGGGCGCTCGGTGTACGCGGAATATTCACAGAGCGGGATGGGGGTAAGATGACCTTGCGTCGCGGCTTCTCGATAGCTTCCGGAGAGAAGGTCCTTATAGCGGAAGATGTTGTGACGACAGGCCTGTCCACTAAAGAGGTGATGGATGTCGTAAGGGCACATGGCGGTGCAGTAGTGGCCGTGACGAGCATAATAGACAGGAGCGATGCAGCTCCCGACTACGGAGTCAGGTTTGAGTCTCTCGCGAAGATCAAGGTAGAGACATATGAGCCGGAAGCGTGTCCGCTCTGTAAAGCAGGAAGCCCGGCGGTAAAGCCCGGTTCCAGGAAATAAGAAAAATAATTTTGTGGGCAAGTAGCTCAATGGCGGAGCACTCGGTTTACATCCGAGTGGTTACAGGTTCGAGTCCTGTCTTGCCCACCATAATAAGTCAATCTACCTCTGTGTTTTAAGGTTTAGCGTAGGGACTTGAAGCTTGCGAGCGCCGACGAATAGGAGGAAAAGGTCTCCGACCGGCAGCGAGCAA
This portion of the Candidatus Omnitrophota bacterium genome encodes:
- the pyrE gene encoding orotate phosphoribosyltransferase, whose protein sequence is MTDKEVIGLFEKNNALLSGHFKLSSGRHSEKYLQCALVLQYPDIAEKLAKELAEKFAGTKIDLVVGPALGGMTFAYEVARALGVRGIFTERDGGKMTLRRGFSIASGEKVLIAEDVVTTGLSTKEVMDVVRAHGGAVVAVTSIIDRSDAAPDYGVRFESLAKIKVETYEPEACPLCKAGSPAVKPGSRK